The Microcoleus sp. FACHB-672 sequence GGACTCGGTTAGTGCCGGTGAATCCGGGGGATTATGGGTTTCCGTTTCGCCTGGAAGCGGGGCAACAAAGCAGCTTTCGCGTGACTTATCAAGCTCAAGGGGGGCCACGCTGGGTTTATGATGCCAGGGGTCAGCTATTGTCCAACTTTCGCCTAACGGCACTGGCTAACTTTCCAAATGCTGATTTCGCCAGTGGCATTGTCCCCACGCAGAAAAAAGAGGAGGGAGGAGGAACTCGCTTTACCTGGGTTTTTGATGATAATGTTTCTGTTCGTAATCCCTTTGGTTTATTCACATCCACCGGCCCGATTCGCAACACGGGCATTCTTCCACGGCTGCTGTTACTGGCACCGGCACTATTTCTCTGGTGGATTTTGATGCTGTACTTGTCGCTGCCGCTAAATTTGCGAGATGTGGCAATTGCCGGCGCTATCTTTTTTGCTTGCCTGCTGAGTTTAACTTACCTAAGCCGGATTGTAGATGTTCAGCTGGCTTGGGCAATGCTTTCGCCGGTGATGCTCATCCTGGTTTGGGGGTTAGGATCAAATTTGCGGGCTTCCCTGGCTGCGGTAATCGCCACGATTGCCGGTGGAATCGTGCCTGTTTTGGGATTAATCGTGCCGTATAGTGGACTCACCCTCAGCTTGGCCGGCCTTCTGTGTGTGGTGTGGCTTGCAGTCCGCCACTGGTACGGATGGTATCGCATCGAGCAAGATACTAAGCGCTAAAGGCTGAAGTGTGAAGTGTGAGGTTTAAAATCCCCCCGCTTCATCCTTCATCCTTCGGTTTATTGCAGCGTATCTTTGAGAACAGTTCGAGCTGCCAGGTGATTGCGAGTCGAGGTGAGAATTTCGGCTTCGCGTTCCAGTCTAGCAGCGGTATCTTGCATCTCTAATAGCGCCTGCTGCTCAGATGCTACCCCGTAAAGGTTGCTAGCGACCCAGTATGATAGTTCGGTCGGTAGGCTTGGGATGTCTTCAGGAAGTTCTATTCTTTGATCCATCAATTTAGCGGACAGACGAACAACATCCCGCAGCAGTTGTTCTACTTCTGTTGCTAAGGTTCTGATATCCTTTGCCGGTGGCTGGTCTTCGATCCATTCGACCAAGCCGACGCGATAAGGCTTTTCTCGCACATACTCAAGCACCCGAAATCGCTGCTGTCCTAGTGTCCAGACTTTCATGCGATCATCAGGGAGGCGCTGAAATTGCAGGATTTCAGCACAGCAACCAACAGCAGCGGGTTGACCTTGAACTGGGTCCCACATCAAAACCCCAAAGCGACGATCGCTATCCAGGATCGTGTTCATCATGATCCGGTAGCGAAATTCAAAGATGTGCAGTGGCAAGGGCCGGCCTGGAAATAGAACGACTTCAGGCAGAGGAAATAGGGGAAGTTCTCGAACAGCGATCGACGATGCGGATGCCATTGACCTTCAGTAATTGCGCTTTTTCTTATCCTACTTTAGCCGATCTATTCGTTGGATTTCCAACAATGAAACCCTTTAGAAGGGATTCTAAAGGGCGAAAGGGCGGTAAATAGCCACTCAAAGCGAAAACAAGCTCATTAATTAATGTTTTTAGAGCTTGACTTCAATATCTACGCCGGCAGGCAGATCAAGTTTCATCAAAGCATCAATCGTTTTAGAGGATGGTTGGTGAATGTCGATAATGCGTCGGTGGGTACGAGTTTCAAAATGCTCCCGGGAATCTTTATCAACGTGAGGAGAACGCAGTAGGCAGTAGATTCGGCGACGAGTAGGTAATGGGATCGGGCCGACTGCTGTGGCGTTGGTGCGATTTGCGGTATCGACAATCTTTTCGCAAGAAGTGTCTAGCAAGCGGCGATCGTAAGCTTTGAGGCGAATGCGAATTTTCTGTTGCTGTAGAGTGGCCATTTTTTTGTTTTCTAGGTTCTGTTTGTCAGTTGTCAGCAGTTAAATAGGGGTCTCGACTGCCATCCGTTGCGATTAGCCGATGAATCAAGCAGAGACAGAAAAGGAGCAGAAAAGCATCTTGACATTTTGTTGCTTTTCTGCTCTTGCTGTGTCAGCTCGTTGTCTTACTTGAGGATTTTAGCGACGACGCCGGCACCCACGGTGCGGCCACCTTCGCGAATAGCGAAGCGCATCCCTTGTTCAATGGCGATCGGGTTAATCAACTCAACCGTCATTTTGATACGATCTCCCGGCATCACCATTTCGGCGGCACTACCATCATCAGCGGTAAATTCACTGATGGTGCCGGTGACATCGGTGGTACGAACGTAGAACTGAGGGCGGTAACCTGGGAAGAAAGGCGTGTGACGGCCTCCTTCTTCCTTCTTCAGGATGTACACCTCAGATTCAAACCGGGTGTGAGGGGTAATTGAACCGGGTTTGGCAAGAACCATACCCCGCTCAACGTCTTTCTTCTGAATACCCCGCAAGAGAACCCCAACGTTATCGCCGGCAATTCCCTCATCCAAGACCTTCTGGAACATTTCCACGCCAGTGACCGTGGTGCTGCGGGTATCTCTGATCCCGACCAGCTCAACGGTTTCACCGGCTTTAACCTTACCGCGCTCAATCCGGCCCGTGGCCACCGTACCCCGACCAGTAATCGTGAATACGTCTTCCACAGCCATCAAGAACGGCTTGTCAATATCCCGTTCTGGTGTCGGAATATAGGAGTCCACGTTATCCATCAATTCGTAGATTTTATCAACCCATTCATTGGTGCCCCGCTTTGTGGTGGGAGTAGCCACCATCGCTTCCAGTGCCAGCAGAGCAGATCCGGCCACAATGGGAATATCGTCACCGGGGAAATCATAGGAACTCAGCAGTTCGCGCACTTCCAATTCCACCAGCTCCAGCAATTCCTCGTCATCTACCATGTCTTTCTTGTTCAAGAAGACGACGAGGTTGGGAACGCCCACCTGCTTAGCCAGCAGGATGTGTTCGCGGGTCTGAGGCATGGGGCCATCTGCTGCTGAGACGACCAGGATGCCACCATCCATCTGAGCCGCTCCCGTGATCATGTTCTTCACATAGTCAGCGTGACCGGGACAGTCAACGTGAGCGTAGTGGCGCTCTTCGGTTTGATACTCAACGTGAGCAGTGTTGATGGTGATCCCCCGCGCTTTTTCTTCAGGCGCAGCGTCGATTTCATCATATTTCTTCGCTTTTGCCTGACCCAGCGCGGCTAGGGTCATTGTGATGGCGGCAGTTAGGGTCGTTTTGCCGTGGTCAACGTGACCGATCGTGCCGATATTGACGTGGGGTTTATTCCTTTCAAACTTTGCGCGTGCCATGAATGATGTGTTCCTTTGTCAGTTGTTCAGTTGTCAGCTGTCAGCTGTCAGCTGTCAGTTGTGAGAAACAATTGACAGCTGAGCGCCGACTACCGAGCGATTATGATTTCCCTTTGCTCTTAGCGATGAGCGGTTCAGCCACGTTGCGAGGCACCTCTTCGTAGTGGCTAAACTCCATCGAAAATATACCCCGGCCTTGGGTTTTAGACCGGATTACGGTGGCATAGCCAAACATTTCTGCCAGTGGAATCTTAGCAGTAACTTTGGCAATTCCCTGTTCAGTTCCCTGGCCTTCTATCTGGCCTCGTCGGGAGTTGAGGTCGCCAATAACGTTCCCGATAAAATCTTCAGGAACTTCAACCTCTACTTTCATCATAGGCTCTAGTAGCACAGGTGTGGCCTTCATTACAGCTTCTTTAATCGCCATCGAGCCGGCGATTTTGAATGCCATTTCTGAAGAGTCTACATCGTGATAAGAGCCGTCTACCATCGTGGCTTTCAAGTCGATCACCGGATAGCCGGCCAAGATGCCTGATTCACAAGCTTCTTTCATGCCTTGTTCTGCTGGGCCGACGTACTCTTTAGGTACAGCGCCGCCAACAATTTTCGAGACAAATTCAAAGCCTGTTCCCGGTTCAGTCGGTTCTAACTCAATAACCACATGGCCATACTGACCTTTACCCCCACTCTGGCGGATAAACTTCCCTTCAGCGCGGACGGCTTTACGAATGGTTTCTCGGTAGGCTACTTGTGGGGCACCCACATTGGCTTCTACCTTAAACTCTCGCAACATCCGATCCACCAGAATTTCCAGGTGAAGTTCTCCCATGCCGGCAATCACGGTTTGATTGGTTTCGCTATCGACACTAACCCGGAAGGTAGGGTCTTCTTCTGAAAGCGATTGGAGGGCTTTGGATAGCTTCTCCATATCCTGCTTGGTTTTGGGTTCGACCGCAACCGAGATCACAGGTTCTGGAATGAACAGTGACTCTAGGATAATCTGGGAGTGTTCCTCACAGATTGTATCCCCGGTAAACGTGTCTTTCAAACCCAAGGCTGCGCCCAAGTCGCCGGCACGCAGTTCATCGACTTCAATTCGATCATCAGCTTTCAGAACGATCAGGCGAGACACCCGCTCTTTCTTACCTTTGGTCGAGTTGTAGACGTAACTGCCTTTCTTAAGTACGCCAGAATAGACGCGAACAAAGGTCAGGCGTCCATAGGGGTCTGCCATAATCTTAAAGGCCAATGCCGCCAGCGGGGCTTCGTCATTGGCAGTGCGGACAGATATTTCCCCATCTGGCAGGGTGCCTTGAATTGGGGGCACATCAATCGGTGCCGGCAGGTAATCAACTACCGCGTCTAATAACAGCTGAACGCCTTTATTTTTAAACGCGGAGCCACATAACATGGGGACAATTGTCCCATCGACAGTGCCTTGACGCAGGGCTTTGCGAATTTCCTGTTCGGTTAATTCTTCGCCTTCGAGGTACTTCTCCATCAAAGCATCATCCGTCTCAGCTACGGCTTCAACCAGTTTGATTCGGAACTCGTCAGCCTGAGCGCGAACGTCTTCTGGGATATCCGTTTCTTCAATATCGGTGCCGATGTCATTGGTATAGATCCGGGCTTTCATCCGCACCAAGTCAATAATTCCCCGGAAATCACTTTCACTTCCAATCGGGATTTGAATCGGTACAGCGTTCGTCCGCATCCGGTCAAGGATCTGGTTATAAACTTTGAAGAAGTTTGCACCCGTGCGATCCATTTTGTTAACAAAGACAATCCGAGGCACTTTATAGCGATCTGCCTGACGCCACACTGTCTCGGATTGAGGTTGGACGCCTCCGACTGAGCAGAACACCGCGATTACCCCATCCAATACCCGCATGGAACGTTCTACTTCAATGGTGAAGTCTACGTGGCCTGGAGTATCGATAATGTTGATCTGATGATCTTTCCAACTGGTGGTGATAGCAGCAGCAGTAATTGTAATGCCCCGCTCCCGCTCTTGCTCCATCCAGTCAGTGACGGCGGTTCCTTCGTGAACCTCGCCCATTTTATGAACCACACCGGAATAGAACAG is a genomic window containing:
- a CDS encoding LON peptidase substrate-binding domain-containing protein; the protein is MASASSIAVRELPLFPLPEVVLFPGRPLPLHIFEFRYRIMMNTILDSDRRFGVLMWDPVQGQPAAVGCCAEILQFQRLPDDRMKVWTLGQQRFRVLEYVREKPYRVGLVEWIEDQPPAKDIRTLATEVEQLLRDVVRLSAKLMDQRIELPEDIPSLPTELSYWVASNLYGVASEQQALLEMQDTAARLEREAEILTSTRNHLAARTVLKDTLQ
- the rpsJ gene encoding 30S ribosomal protein S10, with product MATLQQQKIRIRLKAYDRRLLDTSCEKIVDTANRTNATAVGPIPLPTRRRIYCLLRSPHVDKDSREHFETRTHRRIIDIHQPSSKTIDALMKLDLPAGVDIEVKL
- the tuf gene encoding elongation factor Tu; the protein is MARAKFERNKPHVNIGTIGHVDHGKTTLTAAITMTLAALGQAKAKKYDEIDAAPEEKARGITINTAHVEYQTEERHYAHVDCPGHADYVKNMITGAAQMDGGILVVSAADGPMPQTREHILLAKQVGVPNLVVFLNKKDMVDDEELLELVELEVRELLSSYDFPGDDIPIVAGSALLALEAMVATPTTKRGTNEWVDKIYELMDNVDSYIPTPERDIDKPFLMAVEDVFTITGRGTVATGRIERGKVKAGETVELVGIRDTRSTTVTGVEMFQKVLDEGIAGDNVGVLLRGIQKKDVERGMVLAKPGSITPHTRFESEVYILKKEEGGRHTPFFPGYRPQFYVRTTDVTGTISEFTADDGSAAEMVMPGDRIKMTVELINPIAIEQGMRFAIREGGRTVGAGVVAKILK
- the fusA gene encoding elongation factor G; the protein is MARTIPLERVRNIGIAAHIDAGKTTTTERILFYSGVVHKMGEVHEGTAVTDWMEQERERGITITAAAITTSWKDHQINIIDTPGHVDFTIEVERSMRVLDGVIAVFCSVGGVQPQSETVWRQADRYKVPRIVFVNKMDRTGANFFKVYNQILDRMRTNAVPIQIPIGSESDFRGIIDLVRMKARIYTNDIGTDIEETDIPEDVRAQADEFRIKLVEAVAETDDALMEKYLEGEELTEQEIRKALRQGTVDGTIVPMLCGSAFKNKGVQLLLDAVVDYLPAPIDVPPIQGTLPDGEISVRTANDEAPLAALAFKIMADPYGRLTFVRVYSGVLKKGSYVYNSTKGKKERVSRLIVLKADDRIEVDELRAGDLGAALGLKDTFTGDTICEEHSQIILESLFIPEPVISVAVEPKTKQDMEKLSKALQSLSEEDPTFRVSVDSETNQTVIAGMGELHLEILVDRMLREFKVEANVGAPQVAYRETIRKAVRAEGKFIRQSGGKGQYGHVVIELEPTEPGTGFEFVSKIVGGAVPKEYVGPAEQGMKEACESGILAGYPVIDLKATMVDGSYHDVDSSEMAFKIAGSMAIKEAVMKATPVLLEPMMKVEVEVPEDFIGNVIGDLNSRRGQIEGQGTEQGIAKVTAKIPLAEMFGYATVIRSKTQGRGIFSMEFSHYEEVPRNVAEPLIAKSKGKS